Below is a window of Candidatus Hydrogenedentota bacterium DNA.
TGTTCGGAAAGTGCGTTGCGGGTGGCTATCCCGCGGCGGGCGGGGTCGGCGGCCGCGCCGACATCATGGCGCGATTGGGCGCGGGTATCGGTTCCGGGCAAGAGCGCGTTCTTGTGGGCGGCACCTTGTCGGCCAATCCCATCAGTTGCGCCGCGGGTTACTTCGCCATCACCGAAATGCAGCGGACCAATGCGCCGGTTCTCGCTGGACGCGCGGGCGATAGGTTGTGCGCGGGTCTTCAAACGATCATCGACGAGTTCGAACTTCCGTTCGTGGTCTTTAATCATGGCTCGATTGTGCACCTCGAAACGGCTGGCTTGCTGCAGGTCAATTTGACCGATCCCAATTTCTTCGAAAACGTATTCGAGCGCAAACGCATTGCCCAAGAGATTGGCGCGGCCTTTACCGCCGAAGGGATCATTACGCTCGCGGGAAGCCGCATTTACACAAGCATGGCCGACACAGACGCCGTGATTGACGATGCGCTTGCCGCATTCCGGCGCGTCCTGGGGAGCATGGAAGGCGTGGACGCCTAGAAGGACGCCGCGCTGTAGGTTATCGATACGCGAGGCATCTGTCAGCCGTTCAACCGGCGATAGATGCCTTTTGTTTTGTTGTAGATCGCCACGAATTCGCTGTACAGCCTATCGTATACGGCGCGATGTTCCGGGGTGGGGGTGTACGTCTTTTTACACTCGACGCAGCCGGGGATGTCGCTGGCTCGTATGTGACCCAACCCGAGTGCCGCGATGAAGGCCGCGCCGCGCGCATTAGCCTGAATGGGGTCTTTGGTCTGCAGAATCGATCTGTCCATGACATCCGCGAAGATTCCGCACCATACATCCGAAACGGCCCCGCCACCCACAATGGTGATGGAGTCAGTCCTGCGTTTGGTGAAACGCTCAAACGGAACCAGCAGCCACCGCGTGTTGAACGCGACCCCTTCCATTACGGCCCGAATGATGTCCTCGCGCGAGTTCTCAAGCGATAGGTTGAAGAGCCCAGCCCGCACGGTGCGGTCTTCGACGGGCGCGCGTTCGCCGAAGATCCATGGCGTGTACATGACGCCGTTGCTGCCCGCGGGCACACGGTCCGCGATGCGGTCCATGATCTTGTACACATCCGGCGTCTGCGCTTCCTGCAACAGTTCGTCCTTGTGATACAGAATCTTGTCGCGCAGAAACGTCAGGTTGCCCCCAGCCGTAGCCTGCAAGGCCGTGAGCAGGTAGCGTCCTGGAATTGCGCAGGGAAGCGATGCGAGCGACGCGGCAATGTCGGTCTTCTTGAACGGCACGTGGGCGGCGAGCCACGACGACGTTCCGATGTATAAGTGTGCCGCGTAGTCGTCCACGGCGCCGGAACCAACTGCAGCCGCCGTATTGTCGATGGCCCCGGCCACAACCTTCACCGTCGGTGGCAGACCGACGGCCTCTGCGAATTCCTTTGTGATAGGGCCCAGGTCTTGCGTGCAGGGCACGATATCCGGGAACTTCTCGCGTTCAATGCCGCACCCGCGCAGCAGGGCGTCCGAATAGTGGATCGCATCGGGATTGCGGTTATCGGTGACCCACGACGTGATGATGGAATCGAACGTGCCTACGAACTTGCCCGTGAGCCGGAGGTTCATGTAGTCGAGCACATTCAGGAACTTGTGCGTTGCGCGATAGACTTCCGGGTGGTCGTGTTTGATAAGCAGCATGTGCGCCGCGGGATCTTTGCCCGTTTGCGACGGCGCTCCCCCGGTAAGGCGAATCCATCGGAGCAGCTTAAGCGCATTGTAGCCGCTGACTTTCGGCATGCCCCCCATAATCTCGGGCAGGCATTTTGCACCCCGCGAGTCCATCCAGAGGATCGCATTCATCAGCGCGCGGCCGTCGGCATCGACGGCCACGGTGCCTTCGCCTTGGGTCGTGCAGCACACGGCCGCAATCCGTTCGCGCGGAACGAGATTGTCGGCGAGGATACGGCGCGTCGTCGAAACGAGCGTGTCCCACCAGTCGGAGGGGTTTTGCTCCGCGCCCCCGCCGGGGAGGTGTACCGTGGTGACGGGATCGAACTCCCAGCCAAGGACTTGGCCTCGCGTGGTGACCAGCGCCGTTTTGCACCCGGACGTGCCTAAGTCAACGGCGAGTATGCAGGGTTCGTTACTCACTTGGCTTCGGCCGCGCGGCTTTCTTTGCGGGCGATCTCCATGTCCTGTGAACTCTTCGTAAACTCGAACACACCCATTGCAACTTCTTCGGGCAGTTCGGTAATGGGCAGACCAGTGCTCAAAGCGCGGTAATACGCGCACGCGGTCTTTTCGAGGAGTTCGACGTAGTGCGCTGTCTTTTCGAGGTTGCGGCCGATGCTCAGCGCACCGTGATTCTGGAGAATATAGCAGTGGCATCGATTGTCCAGTTTGGACACCACGTTTGTCAGCAGTTCCGGACTGCCCGAGAGTCCATACGGCGCTACCTCCACCTTGGGCCCGATCGTAATGGCCACCTCATCGAACAACGCCGGGATGGGATGGTTCAACAGCGCGAAGATTGACGCATACGGCTGATGCGTGTGGATGACGGCGTTTACGTCTTTCCGGTTTTGGTAGACGGCGATGTGCATGCCCGTTTCCACCGACGGTTCCGATGAGCACTCGATCCATCGCTGGTCGAGTCCGACGATACAGATGTCCGAGGGTGCCATATTCTCATACGGTTTGCCCGACGGCGTAATGGCGATGGCGTCTTCGTCGTCGATGAGCACGGACACGTTGCCTCCGGTACCCGAACGAGTTCCGAAGTATCCATCTCTCGATAAGGTTTGACTCACACGCAGGACGTTTTCGCGGTAACTATCGTATTTGCTCACGAGTCTCGTGCTCCCCGGCTACCCTTGGACCCCATCATATCTTTGCGGCGGCCGGGTGTCTACCGGTCGCCTGAACGATAGGTCATATTTTAGCCATTGAGTCATAATTTGGGAAGCAGGAAATTCCTCTCCGCAGTGGGGCAGGGGAAACCGCTTGCGCAGCCTGGTTTACGCCGCGTTGCCGACCGTGGCGGGGAGT
It encodes the following:
- a CDS encoding FGGY-family carbohydrate kinase produces the protein MPLLYSPESRCAEHRPQPRKDSALRRTPRKDRVRVLPRFEHWSAHYRTARRSCNGCVRVYEEFTGHGDRPQRKPRGRSQVSNEPCILAVDLGTSGCKTALVTTRGQVLGWEFDPVTTVHLPGGGAEQNPSDWWDTLVSTTRRILADNLVPRERIAAVCCTTQGEGTVAVDADGRALMNAILWMDSRGAKCLPEIMGGMPKVSGYNALKLLRWIRLTGGAPSQTGKDPAAHMLLIKHDHPEVYRATHKFLNVLDYMNLRLTGKFVGTFDSIITSWVTDNRNPDAIHYSDALLRGCGIEREKFPDIVPCTQDLGPITKEFAEAVGLPPTVKVVAGAIDNTAAAVGSGAVDDYAAHLYIGTSSWLAAHVPFKKTDIAASLASLPCAIPGRYLLTALQATAGGNLTFLRDKILYHKDELLQEAQTPDVYKIMDRIADRVPAGSNGVMYTPWIFGERAPVEDRTVRAGLFNLSLENSREDIIRAVMEGVAFNTRWLLVPFERFTKRRTDSITIVGGGAVSDVWCGIFADVMDRSILQTKDPIQANARGAAFIAALGLGHIRASDIPGCVECKKTYTPTPEHRAVYDRLYSEFVAIYNKTKGIYRRLNG